A single Methylobacterium sp. 17Sr1-1 DNA region contains:
- a CDS encoding flagellar hook capping FlgD N-terminal domain-containing protein, translating to MTAGISSLTSLSTASTGAKTGSDASTIAGNFNQFLTLLTTQLQNQNPLDPLDTNQFTQQLVQFASVEQQLKTNDQLGSLITASKASAAATASGLIGKTVTADGATTSLAEGAATWTLNPARAAAKAVMTITDAKGNVVATQTKALPAGSQSFTWDGRASTGQLAADGKYTLKVQALDATGSSVAVDTKISGAITSVDVTGAEPVLTIGDRTVALSSVEAIGGTGGN from the coding sequence ATGACCGCCGGCATCAGCAGCCTGACCAGCCTCTCCACCGCGAGCACCGGAGCCAAGACCGGGAGCGACGCCAGCACGATCGCCGGGAACTTCAACCAGTTCCTGACCCTGCTGACGACGCAGCTGCAGAACCAGAACCCGCTCGACCCCCTCGACACCAACCAGTTCACCCAGCAGCTGGTGCAGTTCGCCTCGGTCGAGCAGCAGCTCAAGACCAACGACCAGCTCGGCAGCCTGATCACCGCCAGCAAGGCGTCGGCCGCTGCGACCGCCTCGGGGCTGATCGGCAAGACCGTGACGGCGGACGGCGCCACGACCTCCCTCGCCGAGGGCGCTGCGACCTGGACGCTCAACCCTGCGCGAGCCGCCGCCAAGGCGGTGATGACCATCACCGACGCCAAGGGCAACGTCGTCGCCACCCAGACCAAGGCCCTGCCCGCCGGCAGCCAGAGCTTCACCTGGGACGGGCGCGCCTCGACCGGGCAGCTCGCCGCGGACGGGAAATACACCCTGAAGGTCCAGGCCCTCGATGCCACCGGGTCGAGCGTCGCCGTCGACACCAAGATCTCCGGCGCGATCACCAGCGTCGACGTCACCGGCGCCGAACCGGTCCTGACCATCGGCGACCGCACCGTGGCCCTCAGCAGCGTCGAGGCGATCGGTGGCACCGGCGGCAACTGA
- a CDS encoding flagellar hook-length control protein FliK, protein MQISGAGEGGRVAGREPARPARAAAHEPFRLGDREAVRTVRTTSREADAPARPGSETKSADTRNEAKSAEAKHAEGRHADAAEARSRRDRADDAAETAARRKDVVAKDKAAKDRAVRDKATRDAAADDGVRKDVAAKSAAATGATSPAADPDAAQAEAVRAAAGETAQADDGDEPVTEGDAPDGTPTLIPPALAAPAPTAPATGKAAAPGAAPADPGAAAIQPAATPADPRITALLAEASKAGGPEDQTQEGGAAAAPDGLAAPDPSAPAPQAKGADAATPAAAENRPAVSVQAPLSAVPLTIGMRALAGSNRFEIRLDPYELGRIDVRLDIDRQHGAVKAHLVVERPETLALLQRDAASLQQALSQAGLDPGEAGLSFSLRDGGGQNPQRDQAGRAPGAERATPVAAEAEAQGLPPLRNLGQRLGLDLRI, encoded by the coding sequence ATGCAGATCAGTGGAGCGGGTGAGGGGGGACGGGTTGCGGGGCGCGAGCCGGCCCGGCCGGCGAGGGCCGCCGCGCACGAGCCGTTCCGCTTGGGCGACCGGGAGGCGGTACGGACCGTCCGCACGACCTCGCGGGAGGCTGACGCCCCGGCGCGGCCCGGCTCCGAGACGAAGTCCGCCGACACGCGGAACGAGGCCAAGTCCGCTGAAGCGAAGCACGCCGAGGGTAGGCATGCCGATGCCGCCGAGGCCCGGTCCCGCCGTGACCGCGCCGACGACGCGGCCGAGACCGCCGCCCGCCGCAAGGACGTGGTCGCCAAGGACAAAGCCGCCAAGGACAGAGCCGTCAGGGACAAGGCGACCCGCGATGCGGCGGCCGATGACGGGGTGAGGAAGGATGTCGCCGCGAAGTCGGCTGCCGCGACCGGCGCGACGTCACCGGCGGCGGATCCCGATGCGGCGCAGGCCGAGGCGGTCCGCGCCGCGGCCGGCGAGACCGCGCAGGCCGATGACGGCGACGAGCCGGTGACGGAGGGCGACGCCCCCGACGGGACCCCCACCTTGATCCCGCCGGCACTGGCCGCCCCGGCCCCGACGGCGCCCGCGACCGGCAAAGCTGCCGCGCCCGGTGCGGCACCGGCCGATCCGGGCGCCGCCGCGATCCAGCCGGCGGCGACCCCCGCCGATCCGCGGATCACCGCGCTGCTGGCCGAAGCCTCGAAGGCGGGCGGCCCCGAGGACCAGACGCAGGAGGGCGGCGCGGCGGCCGCGCCCGACGGCCTGGCCGCCCCCGATCCGTCGGCGCCCGCGCCGCAGGCGAAGGGCGCCGACGCCGCGACGCCGGCCGCCGCCGAGAACCGCCCGGCGGTCTCGGTCCAGGCTCCCTTGAGCGCGGTGCCGCTCACGATCGGGATGCGGGCGCTCGCGGGCTCGAACCGCTTCGAGATCCGCCTCGATCCCTACGAGCTCGGCCGCATCGACGTCCGCCTCGACATCGACCGCCAGCACGGCGCCGTGAAGGCGCATCTCGTGGTCGAGCGGCCCGAGACCCTGGCGCTGCTCCAGCGCGACGCCGCCAGCCTGCAGCAGGCGCTCTCCCAGGCCGGGCTCGATCCCGGCGAGGCGGGCCTGAGCTTCTCCCTACGCGACGGCGGCGGCCAGAATCCGCAGCGCGACCAGGCCGGCCGGGCGCCGGGGGCCGAGCGCGCGACACCGGTCGCGGCGGAAGCCGAGGCGCAAGGCCTGCCGCCCCTGCGCAACCTCGGTCAGCGCCTCGGCCTCGACCTTCGAATCTGA
- the mnmA gene encoding tRNA 2-thiouridine(34) synthase MnmA translates to MNSLDLHKAPEDTRVVVAMSGGVDSSVVAALLKREGYDVVGITLQLYDHGAATHRRGACCAGQDIHDARRAAETIGIPHYVLDYEDRFREAVIDRFADSYLQGETPIPCVECNRSIKFRDLLTTAQDLGADVLATGHYVASRALPGGGRALHRALDPARDQSYFLYATTSEQLDLLRFPLGERPKDETRALAKAFGLSVADKPDSQDICFVPQGRYQDVIARLRPDAVRPGEIVHLDGRRLGRHDGIIGFTVGQRRGLNVAAGEPLYVVRLEPGEARVVVGPREALATSVIRLADPNWLGDAPLSAARDLPVAVRVRSTREPRPAQLTWNPDTDCAEITLATPEDGVSPGQACVIYADDGPRARVLGGGTIRRVEAERLAAA, encoded by the coding sequence ATGAACTCGCTCGATCTGCACAAGGCCCCGGAGGACACCCGCGTCGTGGTGGCGATGTCCGGGGGCGTCGATTCCTCGGTCGTCGCCGCGCTGCTGAAGCGCGAGGGCTACGACGTGGTCGGGATCACGCTGCAGCTCTACGACCACGGCGCGGCCACCCACCGCCGCGGCGCCTGCTGCGCCGGCCAGGACATCCACGATGCCCGCCGCGCCGCCGAGACCATCGGCATCCCGCACTACGTGCTCGACTACGAGGACCGGTTCCGCGAGGCGGTGATCGACCGCTTCGCCGACAGCTACCTCCAGGGCGAGACGCCGATCCCCTGCGTCGAGTGCAACCGCTCGATCAAGTTCCGCGACCTGCTCACCACCGCCCAGGACCTCGGCGCCGACGTGCTCGCCACCGGCCACTACGTCGCGAGCCGGGCGCTGCCGGGCGGCGGCCGGGCGCTCCACCGCGCCCTCGATCCGGCGCGGGACCAGAGCTACTTCCTGTACGCGACCACGAGCGAGCAGCTCGACCTCCTGCGCTTCCCCCTCGGCGAGCGCCCGAAGGACGAGACCCGGGCGCTCGCCAAGGCCTTCGGCCTGTCGGTCGCCGACAAGCCCGACAGCCAGGACATCTGCTTCGTGCCGCAGGGACGCTATCAGGACGTGATCGCGCGCCTGCGGCCCGACGCGGTGCGCCCGGGCGAGATCGTCCATCTCGACGGGCGGCGGCTCGGCCGGCACGACGGCATCATCGGCTTCACGGTCGGCCAGCGCCGCGGCCTCAACGTCGCGGCGGGCGAGCCGCTCTACGTCGTGCGCCTCGAGCCCGGCGAGGCCCGGGTCGTGGTCGGCCCGCGCGAGGCGCTCGCCACCTCGGTGATCCGCCTCGCCGACCCGAACTGGCTCGGCGACGCGCCGCTCTCGGCCGCGCGCGATCTGCCGGTCGCGGTGCGGGTGCGCTCGACCCGCGAGCCGCGCCCCGCGCAGCTCACCTGGAACCCGGACACGGATTGCGCCGAGATCACCCTCGCGACCCCCGAGGACGGGGTGTCGCCGGGCCAGGCCTGCGTCATCTATGCCGATGACGGGCCCCGCGCGCGGGTGCTGGGCGGCGGCACCATCCGGCGGGTCGAAGCGGAGCGCCTCGCGGCGGCCTGA